One window from the genome of Entelurus aequoreus isolate RoL-2023_Sb linkage group LG04, RoL_Eaeq_v1.1, whole genome shotgun sequence encodes:
- the clcf1 gene encoding uncharacterized protein clcf1 gives MTFCKATVHQSHRVFLLAVAMATAVRWSHGLASERSSIERTYELTKYLEYQLKEIKDVYLTYLGAPFNEKDFSPPRPNSSALSLPSAATRLELWHGLENQARLAQNQKAYSVLLAAVRELARSTLCPSLRTSLLHFCIGLDGLLGSISALMTTLGYALPPSLNPADQYPQSGLEGDHPAPLVSRSSSRTRTRTRTERRSDAREVRGEDVKRRKAAAAAGRSGGSGEKRRRGRRDEAETWMEEEEAGGGRRRLLSISEDEEEGYTYNVDTLREEDGGSILSHLHHRPPRSLLFTPTLQPPSFALALLHREGRALSPSSPSSTSVLLAVRPAMNDFARKVEGFWVLRELQSWLWRSAKDFNRLKRRLRG, from the exons CCACGGTCCATCAAAGCCACCGCGTCTTCCTGTTGGCTGTTGCCATGGCGACGGCCGTGCGCTGGTCCCACGGCCTGGCCAGCGAGAGGAGCTCCATCGAGCGCACGTACGAGCTGACCAAGTATCTGGAGTACCAGCTGAAGGAGATCAAAGACGTCTAC TTGACGTATCTGGGCGCCCCGTTCAACGAGAAAGACTTCTCCCCTCCGAGACCCAACAGCAGCGCTCTCTCCCTGCCCAGTGCCGCCACCCGCCTGGAACTGTGGCACGGCCTGGAGAACCAAGCCCGGCTGGCCCAGAACCAGAAGGCCTACTCGGTCCTGCTGGCGGCGGTGAGGGAGCTGGCTCGCTCCACCCTCTGCCCCTCCCTCCGCACCTCCCTGCTGCACTTCTGCATCGGCCTGGACGGCCTTCTGGGCTCCATATCGGCGCTGATGACCACCCTGGGCTACGCCCTCCCTCCGTCGTTAAACCCCGCCGACCAGTACCCTCAGAGCGGGTTGGAGGGAGACCACCCGGCCCCGCTGGTCAGCAGGAGCTcgtccaggaccaggaccaggaccaggacggaAAGACGGAGCGATGCGAGGGAGGTCCGGGGGGAGGACGTGAAGAGAAGGAAGGCGGCCGCAGCTGCTGGAAGGAGCGGCGGGTCCGGGGAGAAGAGGAGGAGAGGGAGGCGGGATGAAGCGGAGACTTGGATGGAGGAAGAGGAAGCAGGAGGCGGGAGGAGGCGCTTGCTGAGCATCAGCGAGGATGAAGAAGAAGGCTACACTTACAACGTGGACACGCTCAGAGAGGAGGACGGCGGGAGCATTTTGTCCCACCTTCATCACCGACCTCCTCGCTCCCTCCTTTTCACGCCCACACTGCAGCCGCCGTCATTCGCCCTCGCCCTCCTCCACCGGGAGGGCCGCGCCCTGTCGCCGTCCTCGCCCTCCTCCACCTCCGTGCTCCTCGCCGTGCGGCCCGCCATGAACGACTTTGCCCGCAAGGTGGAGGGCTTCTGGGTGCTGCGCGAGCTGCAGAGCTGGCTGTGGAGGTCGGCCAAGGACTTCAACCGCCTGAAGAGGAGGCTCCGAGGCTGA